The Sulfurospirillum oryzae genome includes a region encoding these proteins:
- the gltX gene encoding glutamate--tRNA ligase, with amino-acid sequence MVVTRFAPSPTGYLHIGGLRTALYSYLWAKRNNGKFLFRIEDTDLARNSKEAAEAIVEAFKWVGLAHEGEIVYQSERFDLYKSYVKKLLEEGKAYKCYMSKEELDALREAQMARKERPRYDGRYRDFTGTPPEGVAPVIRIKAPTSGVVSFVDGVKGEVTFNASDMLDDFIIARSDGTPTYNFVVVIDDALMGVNEVIRGDDHLSNTPKQIILYQALGFDIPKFYHVPMILNPEGKKLSKRDGAVDVMEYKREGYLPEALLNFLIRLGWSHGDQEIFSFDEMKALFDPNNINKSASAYNQEKLVWLNAHYIKQASYERLIDELRFFDLDLSLHVKKELLIDALRDRAKTLVEFASLAKQILEAPTCYDEKAVEKFLTVDGLSVLEHYFEALKSTKELSNASEFETFTKTFLEEKNLKLKDLAQAIRIAMVGSSVSPSIFEVLEIIGYESVVQRIQKLISYKRS; translated from the coding sequence ATGGTTGTGACACGATTTGCCCCTAGTCCCACGGGATATTTACATATTGGAGGGCTAAGAACGGCTCTTTACAGTTATCTTTGGGCAAAAAGAAATAATGGAAAGTTTTTATTCCGTATTGAAGATACAGATCTTGCTCGAAATTCTAAAGAAGCTGCGGAAGCGATTGTTGAAGCCTTTAAATGGGTAGGGCTTGCGCATGAGGGTGAGATTGTTTATCAATCTGAGCGTTTTGATCTTTACAAAAGTTATGTTAAAAAGCTTTTAGAAGAAGGCAAAGCTTATAAATGTTATATGAGCAAAGAAGAACTCGACGCGCTTAGAGAAGCTCAGATGGCACGCAAAGAGCGTCCGCGTTATGATGGCAGATACCGTGATTTTACAGGTACTCCACCAGAGGGCGTTGCACCTGTAATTCGTATCAAAGCGCCTACAAGTGGCGTTGTTTCATTTGTCGATGGTGTCAAAGGTGAAGTCACATTTAATGCAAGTGATATGCTCGATGATTTTATTATTGCACGAAGTGACGGCACACCAACGTATAATTTTGTGGTTGTTATTGATGATGCCCTTATGGGTGTTAATGAAGTCATTCGTGGAGATGACCACCTTTCAAATACCCCTAAACAGATCATCTTATATCAAGCACTTGGCTTTGATATTCCTAAATTTTACCATGTTCCGATGATCCTCAATCCTGAGGGCAAAAAGCTCTCTAAACGTGATGGTGCGGTCGATGTAATGGAGTATAAAAGAGAAGGCTATTTGCCAGAAGCATTGCTCAATTTCCTCATTCGTCTAGGGTGGAGTCATGGCGATCAAGAGATTTTCTCGTTTGACGAGATGAAGGCTTTATTTGATCCAAACAATATCAATAAATCAGCTTCTGCATACAATCAAGAAAAACTTGTGTGGCTCAATGCGCATTACATTAAACAAGCGAGTTATGAGCGTTTAATTGATGAATTACGCTTTTTTGATCTGGATCTTTCTTTACATGTAAAAAAAGAGTTACTTATTGACGCATTAAGAGATAGGGCAAAAACACTTGTTGAGTTTGCAAGCCTTGCAAAACAGATTTTAGAAGCACCAACGTGTTACGATGAAAAAGCTGTTGAAAAGTTCTTAACAGTCGATGGACTAAGTGTTTTAGAGCACTATTTTGAAGCGTTAAAGAGTACAAAAGAGCTTAGTAATGCGAGTGAATTTGAAACATTTACGAAAACATTTTTAGAAGAGAAAAATTTGAAACTTAAAGATCTGGCACAAGCCATTCGTATTGCGATGGTTGGAAGTTCTGTAAGTCCTTCGATTTTTGAAGTATTAGAGATTATCGGTTATGAGAGTGTTGTGCAAAGAATTCAAAAATTAATATCATATAAAAGGAGTTAG
- the upp gene encoding uracil phosphoribosyltransferase has product MKNVHLIKHPLIEHKLSILRDEKTEPFQFRLLVDEISYLMLFEATRDLPLRDVKVQTPVAVANAKKLDVKIMICPILRAALGMLDSVFKLIPDASVGFLGFQRNEKTLEAEFYYAKLPADHTERTAIIIDPMFATGGTAIDAVNFLKGKGVQDIRFLCLVSAPEGLKKFHELHPDVPVYTACIDDGLNQNGYIVPGLGDAGDRVFNTIGA; this is encoded by the coding sequence GTGAAAAATGTCCATCTCATCAAACATCCTTTGATCGAGCATAAACTTTCGATTTTAAGAGATGAAAAAACAGAGCCCTTTCAGTTTCGCCTTTTAGTCGATGAAATCTCTTATTTGATGCTGTTTGAGGCAACAAGAGATTTACCATTAAGAGACGTGAAGGTTCAAACTCCTGTCGCAGTGGCAAATGCTAAAAAGCTGGACGTGAAGATTATGATCTGCCCGATTCTTCGGGCGGCTCTTGGTATGCTGGACAGTGTTTTTAAACTCATTCCTGATGCGAGTGTGGGCTTTTTAGGCTTTCAGCGCAATGAAAAAACGCTTGAAGCAGAATTTTACTATGCCAAACTTCCTGCTGACCATACGGAGCGTACCGCGATCATCATTGATCCGATGTTTGCAACGGGTGGTACGGCGATTGATGCGGTGAATTTCCTTAAAGGTAAAGGTGTTCAAGACATTCGCTTTTTATGCCTTGTTTCAGCGCCTGAAGGACTTAAAAAGTTTCATGAACTACATCCTGATGTACCTGTTTATACGGCATGTATTGATGATGGATTGAATCAAAATGGTTATATCGTTCCTGGTCTTGGTGACGCTGGGGATAGAGTTTTTAATACCATTGGTGCTTAA
- a CDS encoding PmeII family type II restriction endonuclease → MTEHEKCEILQKAKIWFKDSIIENHIKNTLKLSNIKEFNVNPFLLAYLSNFLEGNHDPISIAKALIYPRVLGTSINTSFGTNIQKFTATVLSSFGSTTSGIDIEFIDMIDGEKKFCQLKSGPDTINKDDVETIAKHFTDVIHLSRTNGVKIGFGNLIVGVIYGEFSDLSSHYKRITKQYHYDVIIGNDFWHRLTGDPDFYIDLIKAIAEVATEADFKHELDHVIEELAQSEYVQTLSHNLNS, encoded by the coding sequence ATGACTGAGCATGAAAAATGTGAAATTTTGCAAAAAGCCAAAATCTGGTTTAAAGACTCAATTATCGAAAATCATATTAAAAATACTTTGAAGCTATCAAACATCAAAGAATTTAATGTTAATCCTTTTTTGTTGGCGTATTTATCCAATTTTTTAGAAGGTAATCACGACCCTATAAGTATTGCCAAAGCTTTAATTTATCCTAGAGTTCTTGGCACATCGATCAATACATCTTTTGGAACCAATATTCAAAAATTTACAGCTACAGTACTCTCTTCTTTTGGGAGTACGACTTCGGGGATTGATATAGAATTTATCGATATGATTGATGGTGAAAAGAAGTTTTGTCAACTCAAATCAGGCCCAGACACGATTAACAAAGATGATGTTGAAACGATAGCCAAACATTTTACGGATGTCATTCACTTATCAAGAACGAATGGGGTCAAAATTGGGTTTGGCAATTTAATCGTAGGTGTTATTTACGGTGAATTCTCCGATTTGAGTTCACACTACAAAAGAATCACTAAGCAATATCATTATGATGTTATTATCGGCAATGATTTTTGGCACAGACTTACAGGTGATCCTGATTTTTACATAGACTTAATCAAAGCTATTGCAGAAGTGGCAACTGAAGCTGATTTTAAACATGAACTTGATCATGTCATTGAAGAACTCGCTCAATCAGAATACGTTCAAACACTTTCTCATAATCTTAATTCATAA
- a CDS encoding peptidylprolyl isomerase encodes MKIKLKVLTFVTLCTTLLFSPASAGTVDGVSLIINKEPITLYDVFKYSQRFNISKKEALDILVRQKLEESEIKKQSITVDNFEVDQYIESLAISNNMNQYDFLNMIRSKNIDIAEYKEDLKKKLQRDKLYKKIVSTKMQQMNDGELQAYYNENLNEFSQAGAFDVTIYTSANQQSLTAIQNNPMSAASDVQLQEGKIEAGKTDPKLLALLNKTAKGKFTAISKNDSNYVMFFVKEKYNVQSVSFADAKNYIYNKLGEGKEQKGIEEYFEKLKSSANIQVIRAP; translated from the coding sequence ATGAAGATTAAATTAAAGGTGTTAACTTTTGTAACTTTGTGTACAACCCTTCTTTTCTCACCTGCAAGTGCAGGCACAGTTGATGGCGTTTCTCTCATAATTAACAAAGAACCAATAACACTTTACGATGTTTTTAAATACTCTCAGCGCTTTAATATCTCTAAAAAAGAGGCTTTGGATATTTTGGTAAGACAAAAACTGGAAGAGTCTGAGATTAAAAAACAAAGTATTACCGTTGACAATTTTGAAGTCGATCAATATATTGAAAGCTTGGCGATCAGCAACAACATGAACCAATACGATTTTCTCAATATGATTCGCTCAAAAAATATTGACATTGCCGAATACAAAGAAGATCTTAAAAAGAAATTGCAACGCGATAAACTCTATAAAAAAATTGTAAGTACCAAAATGCAACAAATGAATGATGGTGAACTTCAGGCCTATTATAATGAAAACCTCAATGAGTTTTCACAAGCAGGCGCTTTTGATGTCACAATCTATACCAGTGCAAATCAACAAAGTTTAACAGCTATCCAAAACAACCCAATGAGCGCTGCAAGTGATGTTCAACTTCAAGAAGGAAAAATTGAAGCAGGCAAAACGGATCCAAAACTTTTAGCACTCCTCAACAAAACCGCTAAAGGTAAGTTTACTGCGATCTCTAAAAATGATTCAAATTATGTGATGTTCTTTGTCAAAGAAAAATACAATGTTCAAAGTGTCTCTTTTGCCGATGCAAAAAATTATATTTATAATAAACTTGGTGAAGGTAAAGAGCAAAAAGGAATCGAAGAGTATTTTGAAAAACTCAAATCATCTGCTAACATTCAAGTTATCAGAGCACCATAA
- the accB gene encoding acetyl-CoA carboxylase biotin carboxyl carrier protein: MDKNEIRELIRIFDKSDITKLKIKEGDFSIELQKGLEGGVTYTTAAPAPVMQAQSVAPALAAAPVAHVGGEASINAAPAGLSIKSPMVGTFYKSPAPGAAPFAKVGDIIRKGQPIGIIEAMKIMNEIEAEFDCKILEILVEDGQPVEYDMPIFAVEKV; encoded by the coding sequence ATGGACAAAAATGAGATCAGAGAGTTAATACGTATTTTTGATAAAAGTGATATCACAAAACTCAAAATCAAAGAGGGTGATTTTAGCATTGAGTTGCAAAAAGGTTTAGAGGGTGGTGTAACCTATACAACGGCTGCTCCAGCTCCAGTTATGCAAGCTCAAAGTGTAGCTCCAGCTTTAGCAGCAGCGCCTGTTGCACACGTTGGCGGTGAAGCAAGCATCAATGCAGCGCCTGCTGGTTTAAGCATCAAATCACCAATGGTCGGAACTTTCTACAAATCTCCAGCCCCAGGTGCGGCTCCGTTTGCAAAAGTGGGCGATATTATCCGTAAAGGTCAGCCTATCGGAATTATTGAGGCGATGAAAATCATGAATGAAATTGAAGCAGAATTTGACTGTAAGATTTTAGAAATCCTTGTTGAAGATGGTCAGCCAGTAGAATACGATATGCCAATCTTCGCGGTGGAGAAAGTGTAA
- a CDS encoding malic enzyme-like NAD(P)-binding protein yields the protein MSNKGKVTKEESLEYHIGGKIEIKVKTRCDTARDLSMAYTPGVAHPCLEIEKDNELAYKYTNKGNLVAVISDGTAVLGLGDIGAVAGKPVMEGKSVLFKKFADVDAFDIELDEHDVDKIVAICKALSPTFGGINLEDIKAPGCFEIERKLQECVDIPVMHDDQHGTAMITSAGLINALEISGKKIEEMKIVVSGAGAAGIACAKMYKLLGAKKIVMIDSKGVIHSGRTDLNTYKAEFALETSDRTLEDAMKGADMFLGLSKPDVVSQEMVKSMNPYPIIFALANPTPEILPEEVHAIRNDVMMGTGRSDYPNQVNNVLGFPFIFRGALDVRATKITEGMKMAAAVAMAKLAKEDVPDYVKAAYNGEDLKFGINYIIPKPFDRRVFVWISAAVAEAAIKDGVARVKDFDMKAYRAKLQAIIDAEQK from the coding sequence GTGAGTAATAAGGGAAAAGTTACTAAAGAAGAGTCTTTAGAGTATCATATTGGTGGAAAAATCGAGATAAAAGTTAAAACACGTTGTGATACCGCTAGAGATCTTTCAATGGCCTACACTCCAGGTGTTGCACACCCCTGTTTAGAGATTGAAAAAGATAATGAATTAGCGTATAAATATACCAACAAAGGTAATCTTGTTGCTGTCATTAGTGATGGAACAGCCGTTCTTGGACTTGGCGATATTGGTGCCGTTGCAGGAAAACCGGTTATGGAAGGCAAATCAGTTTTATTCAAAAAATTCGCTGATGTTGATGCTTTTGATATCGAACTTGACGAGCATGATGTTGATAAAATCGTTGCTATCTGTAAAGCGCTTTCTCCAACATTTGGTGGTATCAATCTTGAAGATATTAAAGCACCAGGTTGTTTTGAAATAGAGCGAAAGCTTCAAGAATGTGTTGATATTCCTGTTATGCACGATGACCAACATGGTACTGCTATGATTACATCTGCTGGACTTATTAATGCCCTTGAAATCAGTGGCAAAAAAATAGAAGAGATGAAAATCGTTGTCTCTGGTGCTGGTGCTGCTGGTATTGCTTGTGCAAAAATGTACAAACTCTTAGGCGCAAAGAAAATTGTGATGATCGATAGTAAAGGTGTTATCCATTCAGGCAGAACAGACCTTAACACATATAAAGCAGAGTTTGCTCTTGAGACAAGCGATAGAACACTTGAAGATGCAATGAAAGGCGCGGACATGTTCCTAGGTCTTTCAAAACCAGATGTTGTAAGCCAAGAGATGGTTAAATCAATGAATCCGTACCCAATCATTTTTGCTCTTGCAAACCCAACACCTGAAATTTTACCTGAAGAAGTCCATGCTATTAGAAATGACGTTATGATGGGAACAGGTCGAAGTGACTATCCAAACCAAGTTAACAACGTATTGGGTTTCCCTTTCATCTTTAGAGGTGCGCTTGATGTGAGAGCAACCAAAATTACAGAAGGCATGAAAATGGCAGCTGCTGTTGCGATGGCAAAATTGGCAAAAGAAGATGTGCCTGATTATGTCAAAGCGGCTTACAATGGCGAAGATCTTAAATTTGGTATCAATTACATTATTCCAAAGCCATTTGATAGAAGAGTTTTTGTGTGGATTTCTGCCGCGGTTGCGGAAGCTGCAATCAAAGATGGCGTTGCTCGTGTGAAAGATTTTGATATGAAAGCTTATCGTGCAAAACTTCAAGCCATTATTGATGCGGAGCAAAAATAA
- a CDS encoding class I SAM-dependent rRNA methyltransferase yields the protein MNKVYIKHSVVPKLRRFTPWVYANEIDSALEEFQSGEVVALFSKKDGFLGTAYVNPKCAIFARVLSFGKEEIGKKFFHNRIKRAIAKREALLSQTNAVRLIHSEADFLPGLIVDKYGDTLSIQINTAGMETFRELILSTLKQLVNPAWIIEKSDEHSREIEGLESKNGTLFGTPTTQFELSENGLTFLVDIEDAQKTGFYLDQRKNRSVCASYIKEGDTVLDVCCNAGGFGIYALSNGAKNAVFVDISESAIEQTKANLHANAMENYEAYTADAFAFMKEKKYKNSFDLIVLDPPSFAKTKEQASGAKRGFKHLLMESTKAVKDGGLIALFSCSFHVGKKELLEIAMEVSHDLKVQYILLEQMQQDSDHPCLINASASFYLNGLLLRVEK from the coding sequence TTGAATAAAGTCTATATCAAACACTCTGTTGTTCCCAAACTAAGACGCTTTACCCCATGGGTTTATGCCAACGAAATTGACTCTGCTTTAGAGGAGTTTCAAAGCGGTGAAGTCGTTGCACTCTTTTCCAAAAAAGATGGCTTTTTAGGAACAGCCTATGTCAATCCAAAGTGCGCTATTTTTGCTCGCGTTCTTAGCTTTGGCAAAGAGGAGATCGGCAAAAAGTTTTTCCACAACCGCATCAAAAGAGCCATTGCAAAGCGTGAAGCACTTTTGTCTCAAACGAATGCTGTACGTCTCATCCACTCCGAAGCAGATTTTCTACCAGGGCTTATTGTCGACAAATATGGCGACACGCTCTCCATTCAGATCAACACCGCAGGAATGGAAACGTTTCGTGAACTCATTTTAAGTACTCTTAAACAACTTGTCAATCCTGCTTGGATTATTGAAAAATCCGATGAGCACTCACGCGAGATCGAAGGCTTAGAGAGTAAAAACGGCACACTTTTTGGCACACCAACAACGCAATTTGAGCTGAGTGAAAATGGTTTGACTTTTTTAGTGGACATTGAAGATGCCCAAAAGACAGGCTTTTACCTAGATCAGCGTAAAAATAGAAGCGTATGTGCGAGTTACATTAAAGAAGGCGACACGGTACTTGATGTGTGTTGCAATGCCGGTGGTTTTGGCATTTATGCACTCTCCAATGGTGCTAAAAATGCTGTCTTTGTTGACATCTCAGAATCAGCCATAGAGCAAACCAAAGCCAACTTGCACGCCAATGCAATGGAAAACTACGAAGCCTACACCGCCGATGCGTTTGCGTTTATGAAAGAGAAAAAGTATAAAAACAGTTTTGATCTGATCGTGCTTGATCCGCCCTCTTTTGCTAAAACCAAAGAACAAGCTAGTGGCGCAAAAAGAGGCTTCAAACACCTTTTGATGGAGTCCACCAAAGCGGTCAAAGACGGCGGCTTAATCGCGCTGTTCTCCTGCTCCTTTCACGTCGGCAAAAAAGAGCTTTTAGAAATCGCAATGGAAGTGTCACACGATCTGAAAGTGCAATATATACTGCTTGAGCAGATGCAACAAGACAGCGACCACCCTTGCCTTATTAATGCCTCTGCATCGTTTTATCTGAATGGATTGTTGCTTCGGGTTGAGAAGTAA
- a CDS encoding GNAT family N-acetyltransferase, which produces MALHVKALGSSNTHEFDGFYAIYSTAFPLSEQKSRDALLAMQHASFYTIYLAYSDEKIVGFCIMYHPDNKDFFLLEYMAIDEKERGIGLGSMLLKSSIDQLFQTHGTRALLIEIDSPEKSSNEQKIREKREQFYRHLGALKIDPFDYILPLQSSEEAPPMELLVYQPNLHKIPKETLQSWLEKLYANVYGCSKNDSRIAKMLDHVPPILNLI; this is translated from the coding sequence ATGGCTTTACATGTAAAAGCTTTAGGGAGCAGTAATACACATGAGTTTGATGGCTTTTATGCCATCTACTCTACCGCTTTTCCTCTCTCAGAACAGAAATCTCGCGATGCACTCTTAGCGATGCAACACGCCTCTTTTTATACTATTTATCTGGCATATAGTGACGAAAAAATTGTTGGATTTTGTATTATGTATCATCCAGATAATAAAGATTTTTTCCTACTCGAATACATGGCAATTGATGAAAAAGAGCGAGGCATTGGGCTAGGTTCAATGCTTTTAAAAAGTAGCATTGACCAGCTGTTCCAAACGCATGGTACGAGAGCTCTTCTCATCGAGATCGACTCGCCTGAGAAAAGCTCAAATGAGCAAAAAATTCGCGAAAAACGAGAACAATTTTACCGCCATTTGGGTGCTTTAAAAATTGATCCATTTGATTATATTTTACCGCTTCAAAGCAGCGAAGAAGCGCCACCTATGGAACTTTTGGTGTATCAGCCAAATCTGCATAAAATTCCCAAGGAAACATTGCAATCATGGCTTGAAAAACTTTACGCAAACGTCTATGGTTGCTCTAAGAATGACTCTCGCATTGCAAAAATGCTAGATCATGTACCACCGATTTTAAACCTCATCTAA
- a CDS encoding acetyl-CoA carboxylase biotin carboxylase subunit, translated as MKIEKILVANRGEIALRAIRTIKEMGKQAIAVYSTADKDALYLQHADASICIGGPKSSESYLSIPAIISAAEISGCDAIFPGYGFLSENQTFVEVCKHHNIKFIGPSVDSMVLMSDKSKAKEVMKKAGVPVILGSEGALESVEEAKKLAEQIGLPVIVKASAGGGGRGMRVVEKMEDLEKSFLAAESEALSAFGDGTLYMEKYIKNPRHIEVQVIGDSFGNVVHIGERDCSMQRRHQKLIEESPAIALDAKTRARLHEVAVKATKYIGYENAGTFEFLLDADKNFYFMEMNTRLQVEHCVSEMVSGIDIIEWMIRVAEGEKLFDQSALTFRGHSIECRITAEDPVKFIPSPGKITKYIIPGGRNVRMDSHAYQGYSVPPHYDSMIGKLIVWGEDRTRAIAKMKQALSELQIEGIKTVRDFHLNMMDNKDFIENKFDTNYLSRY; from the coding sequence ATGAAGATTGAGAAAATTCTTGTTGCCAATCGTGGTGAGATCGCCCTTCGTGCAATAAGAACCATCAAAGAGATGGGGAAACAAGCGATTGCGGTTTATTCCACAGCGGATAAAGATGCACTCTATCTTCAGCATGCCGATGCAAGTATCTGTATTGGTGGACCAAAGTCATCTGAGAGCTATTTGAGCATTCCTGCTATCATTAGCGCGGCTGAGATCAGTGGTTGTGATGCTATCTTTCCAGGATACGGTTTTTTAAGTGAGAACCAAACTTTTGTTGAAGTGTGCAAACACCATAACATTAAATTTATCGGGCCTTCTGTTGATTCTATGGTTTTAATGAGCGATAAATCAAAAGCCAAAGAAGTGATGAAAAAAGCGGGTGTTCCTGTTATCCTCGGTAGCGAAGGTGCGCTTGAGAGTGTTGAAGAGGCGAAAAAACTCGCTGAACAAATCGGACTTCCTGTTATCGTCAAAGCGAGTGCAGGCGGTGGCGGACGCGGTATGCGTGTGGTTGAGAAGATGGAAGATTTGGAAAAATCATTCCTCGCAGCAGAGAGCGAAGCGCTGAGTGCGTTTGGCGATGGCACGCTTTACATGGAAAAATACATTAAAAATCCACGTCACATTGAAGTTCAAGTTATTGGCGATTCATTTGGTAATGTTGTGCATATTGGTGAGCGCGACTGTTCGATGCAACGTCGCCATCAAAAGCTTATTGAAGAGTCTCCTGCTATTGCGCTCGATGCCAAAACAAGAGCAAGACTTCATGAAGTAGCGGTTAAAGCAACCAAATATATCGGTTATGAAAATGCGGGAACATTTGAGTTCCTCTTAGACGCGGATAAAAATTTCTACTTTATGGAAATGAACACCAGACTTCAAGTCGAGCACTGTGTCAGTGAAATGGTAAGCGGTATCGACATCATTGAGTGGATGATTCGTGTGGCTGAGGGTGAAAAACTTTTTGATCAAAGCGCACTAACATTCCGTGGTCATTCTATTGAGTGTCGTATTACGGCAGAAGATCCTGTCAAATTTATCCCAAGTCCAGGTAAAATCACAAAGTATATTATCCCTGGTGGTCGTAACGTACGTATGGATTCTCATGCGTATCAAGGCTACTCTGTACCGCCACACTATGACTCTATGATTGGAAAATTGATCGTTTGGGGTGAAGATCGTACACGTGCTATTGCAAAAATGAAACAAGCTTTGAGTGAGTTACAAATTGAGGGTATTAAAACGGTAAGAGATTTTCATTTGAATATGATGGATAACAAAGATTTTATCGAAAACAAGTTTGATACAAACTATCTTTCACGCTACTAA
- the dcm gene encoding DNA (cytosine-5-)-methyltransferase codes for MQRTFSLNETAEILSVNKETLRRWDNAGKLKSIRNPINNYREYRQDDLVIFENAKLHFNTIADRYESPKKLYKSIELFAGAGGLALGLEKAGIEHALLNEIDKYAVQTLRKNRPHWNVVEGDISKIDFTPYHNKIDLLTGGFPCQAFSYAGKRLGFEDTRGTLFFEFARALKETNAPVFLIENVKGLLSHDNGKTLQTMIEVLTQELDYHVFEPRVLKAIYYRVPQKRERLILVGIKKEYKDKINYMYPKPYQKIYTLKDALKKSDLYATDVPTSYGQSYPKRKKEILEMIKPGGYWRDLPIELQKEYMQKSFYLGGGKTGMARRISWDEPSLTLTCSPAQKQTERCHPDETRPFQIREYARIQTFPDDWEFEGSPSHQYKQIGNAVPVNLAEEIGHTLVKLLNDIKISEEA; via the coding sequence ATGCAAAGAACATTTTCATTAAATGAAACAGCAGAAATTTTATCGGTCAATAAAGAGACACTACGAAGATGGGATAATGCAGGCAAATTAAAAAGTATTCGTAATCCTATTAATAATTATCGTGAATACAGACAAGATGATTTAGTTATATTTGAAAACGCAAAATTACATTTTAATACCATTGCTGATCGATATGAATCTCCTAAAAAGCTGTACAAGAGTATTGAATTATTTGCAGGAGCTGGGGGCTTAGCGTTAGGCCTCGAAAAAGCAGGAATAGAACACGCATTACTCAATGAAATTGATAAATATGCTGTGCAAACACTGAGAAAAAATAGACCACATTGGAATGTGGTTGAAGGGGATATCTCAAAGATTGATTTTACGCCATATCACAACAAAATAGACCTCTTAACAGGAGGGTTTCCTTGCCAAGCATTCAGCTACGCAGGAAAACGGCTTGGCTTTGAAGATACACGAGGAACATTGTTTTTTGAATTTGCAAGAGCTCTCAAAGAGACCAATGCCCCTGTCTTTTTAATCGAAAATGTTAAAGGTCTTCTTTCTCATGATAATGGGAAAACACTTCAAACGATGATAGAAGTGTTAACACAAGAATTGGACTATCATGTATTTGAGCCACGCGTTCTCAAAGCCATCTATTACAGAGTTCCACAGAAGCGAGAACGGCTCATTCTTGTAGGCATCAAAAAAGAGTATAAAGATAAGATCAATTACATGTATCCAAAGCCGTATCAAAAGATTTATACTTTAAAAGATGCCCTTAAAAAAAGTGATTTATACGCTACAGATGTACCAACTTCTTATGGGCAATCTTATCCTAAGCGTAAGAAAGAAATTTTAGAGATGATAAAGCCTGGTGGTTATTGGCGAGACTTACCCATTGAGCTTCAAAAAGAGTATATGCAAAAGAGTTTTTATCTTGGTGGTGGTAAAACAGGAATGGCAAGAAGAATCTCATGGGATGAACCTAGCCTTACTTTAACATGTTCGCCTGCTCAAAAACAGACTGAGAGATGTCATCCTGATGAGACGCGCCCTTTTCAAATAAGAGAGTATGCGCGTATTCAGACGTTTCCTGATGATTGGGAATTTGAAGGCTCACCTTCGCATCAATATAAACAAATTGGTAATGCTGTGCCTGTGAATTTAGCAGAAGAGATTGGGCATACACTCGTCAAATTATTAAATGATATAAAGATAAGTGAAGAAGCTTAA
- the dcd gene encoding dCTP deaminase — MGLKADSWIREKSLKERMIEPFCEDQVGRDVVSYGVSSYGYDIRVGREFKIFTNVNSTVVDPKEFDDKNVIDFVGDICIVPPNSFALARTVEYFRIPKNVLAICLGKSTYARCGIIVNVTPFEPEFEGHITIEISNTTPLPAKIYANEGIAQVLFLEGDTPCETTYKDKHGKYQGQTGITLPRILK, encoded by the coding sequence ATGGGTTTAAAAGCAGACAGTTGGATACGAGAGAAATCGCTTAAAGAGCGTATGATAGAGCCTTTTTGTGAGGATCAAGTTGGCCGTGATGTCGTGAGTTATGGTGTCAGCAGTTATGGATATGACATCCGTGTTGGGCGTGAGTTTAAGATTTTCACCAATGTCAATTCGACCGTGGTTGACCCTAAAGAATTTGACGATAAAAATGTTATAGATTTTGTGGGCGACATTTGTATTGTCCCACCGAACTCTTTTGCGTTGGCACGTACTGTGGAGTACTTTCGTATTCCTAAAAATGTCCTTGCAATTTGTTTGGGTAAAAGTACCTATGCACGTTGTGGCATCATCGTTAACGTCACACCATTTGAGCCAGAGTTTGAAGGTCACATTACCATCGAAATTTCAAATACCACCCCGCTCCCCGCAAAAATTTATGCCAATGAAGGCATTGCACAAGTGCTCTTTTTAGAGGGTGATACGCCATGTGAAACCACTTACAAAGACAAACACGGTAAGTACCAAGGACAAACAGGTATTACCCTACCACGCATTTTAAAATAA